GACGACCTTGGGCGTGACGACCTCGAGCTGGAGGCCGCTGCGCCCGATGGACGCGCTGCGGCTCGCGGAGAGGTCGGCGCCGTCGAAGCGGCGGCCGATCTCGCCGAGCGCACTGGCGACGTTGGTCGAGTTGACCCAGTACGTCGCCTCGTCGCCGTCGACGGACAGCTCGAGCGGGCGCCCGAACTGGACGGCGATGGCGGACCCGTCGGTGACCGACTCGTCCATCGCGGGGGCGACCAGGTCCTTGTCGGTGATCTCGATGCCCTCGGCGGCGAGGACGTCGCCCACGGTGTCGCCGATGGCGCTCACCTGGGTGGTCCGGCCGTCGAGGCTGAGGGTCACGTCCTTGCTGAGGGCCGCGTAGCCGACGGTGGTGCCGCCGACGGCCGCCACGACCACGGCGGACGCGGCGACGAGGGCGGTCCTGGACCTGCTGAGCTGCGCGAGACGAGAGCGCACGATTCTCCGAACGTCGTACTCCCCGGGCCTCGGGTGGCAGCACACCCCAGCCACGAGCGTGCCGGCCACGGTGGTGCAGGGGTGAGGCCGTACGACGGTGCGAGCGGGGGTCTCGCAGGACCGGCCCGATCCGGTCCTCGTGCTGCCGGAAACACTCCCGATCCCGGCCAACAATCACAAGACGATAACGACGACGGGCGGGTCCGCAAACTCGAACGCGGAAATTGGTGCGAGATCCGGGTCACGGAAGAACCTGTCACCGCCCCGCACCGCGGCCCTACCAGGGACCCCCGAAGGCGGTCTCGGTGTTGGTGTCGATGGCCCGGCAGAGCGCCTCCAGGTCGGCGTCGAGCACCTCCGCCATGGCCCGCACCGTCACCGGCACGAGGTAGGACGCGTTGGGCCGTCCGCGCCACGGCGTGGGCGTCAGGTAGGGCGCGTCCGTCTCGACGAGGACCCGGTCGAGCGGGGTGATCGCCAGCGCGTCGCGCAGCGGCTGGGCGTTCTTGAAGGTGACGGTGCCGGCGAAGCTGAGGTGGGCGCCGCGGTCGAGGCAGGCCCGCGCGAAGGCGGCGTCGCCGGAGAAGCAGTGCATCACCCACCGCTCGGGCGCGCCCTCGGAGTCGATGACGCGCAGCACGTCGTCGTGGGCGTCGCGGTCGTGGATGACCAGCGTCTTGTCGAGCCGCTTGGCGAGGTCGACGTGGCGGCGGAAGCTCTCCTCCTGCGCGGCCCGGCCGTCCTCGCCGGTGCGGAAGGCGTCGAGGCCGGTCTCGCCGATCGCCCGGACCTTGTCGTGGGACCGGGCGAGGTCCTCGATCTCCGCGAGCGCGGCGTCGAGGTCGCCGGTGGCGGCGAGCCGCGGCGCCTCGTTGGGGTGCAGTGCGACGCCCGCGACGAGGGCGGCGTGCTCCGCGGCCGCGGCGACGGCCCAGCGGGCGCCGGGGAGGTCGCAGCCGATCTGCACGATCCGCGGCACTCCGACCGCGGCGGCAGCGGCGATCGCGTCCTGCGTGGCGAGCCAGTCGCCGTCGGCGATGTCGAGGTGGCAGTGGTTGTCGACGACCGGGTGCGGCAGCGGCTCGGGTGCGGGCGGGCGCTCGCGGTCGCGGCGGGACCCGGACTTCTCCTCGGTGGCGGCGCGAGCACGCGTCGGCTCAGCGGTGGACAACGTCGTAGACCTCCCGCTTGGGCAGCCCGGCGCGGCGGGCGACCTCGGCGATCGCCTCCTTGCGGCTGGACCCGGTGGCCTCGAGGTCGGCGACGGCGGCCCGCAGCGAGCCGGGGTCGGTGGCGACGGCCGGACCACCGCCGCTGGAGCCCTGGACCACGACGGTCACCTCGCCGCGTACGCCCTCGCCGGCCCAGGCGGCCAGCTCGCCGAGCGGGCCTCGGCGGACCTCCTCGTGGGTCTTGGTGAGCTCGCGGCACACCGCGGCGGGGCGGTCGTCGCCCAGCGCCTCGGCCATCGCCGCCAGCGCCGCCTCGGTGCGGTGCGGCGCCTCGAAGAACACCATCGTGCGCTCCTCGGTGGCCAGCGCGGCGAGTCGGCGGGCCCGCTCCCCCGCCTTGCGCGGCAGGAAGCCCTCGAAGCAGAACCGGTCGACCGGCAGCCCGCTGACCGCGAGCGCGGTCAGCACCGCGCTCGGTCCGGGGACCGCGGTGACCCGCACGTCGCGCTCCACGGCGGCGGCGACCAGTCGGTAGCCGGGGTCGGACACGCTCGGCATGCCCGCGTCGGTCACCAGCACGACCCGCTCGCCGGCGAGGAGCGCCTCGAGCAGCACCGGCGTGCGCGCCTGCTCGTTGCCCTCGAAGTAGGACACCACGCGCCCGCCGAGGGTGATCTGGAGGTCGGCGCACAGCCGCTTGAGCCGCCGGGTGTCCTCCGCCGCGACCACGTCGGCGCCGGACAGCTCGGCGGCGAGGCGGGGCGGGGCGTCGCCCGCCTGCCCGATCGGGGTGCCCGCGAGGACCAGGACGCCAGCCATGGGTCGATCATCGCAGCCGTGGCCCTGCGCCCCGACACGAGAGTCCCCGGATATCCGGTGACTTTCGTGCTTCGCACCCAGGATCTCGGGTGCCAAGCACGAGTCTCCCCGGATATCCGGGGACTCTCGGGGGCAGTGGCTAGAGTGCCCGCGTGATCCCGACCGCCGCGGAGCGCAACCGCCCACGCTGGCGGTCGGAGGACCCGGTGACCGGGTGGGTCGGGGCGATCTGCCTGGCCGCGCTCGCGTTCTTCCTGCGCCGCTGGCACCTCGGGACGCCGCACCAGTTCTCCTTCGACGAGACCTACTACGCCAAGGACGCGTGGTCGCTGCTGCAGTTCGGCTACGTCCGCACCTACGTCGAGGACGCCGACAAGACGATCCTCAACGGCCAGGTGACCGGCCTCTGGCAGGACGGGCCCTCGATGGTCGTCCACCCCGAGGTCGGCAAGTGGCTGATCGCGGCCGGCATCAAGGTCGTCGGGATGGACCCCACCGGCTGGCGCACGGCGTCCGCCGTCGTCGGGGCGCTGATGGTGCTGGTGATGTGCCGCTTCGTGCGCAGGGTGAGCGGCTCGACCACGCTCGGCCTGGTCGCGGGGCTGCTGCTCTCCCTCGACGGCCTCCAGCTGGTGCTGTCGCGGCTGGCGCTGCTCGACATCTTCCTGGCGTTCTTCGTGCTGTGCGGCGTGCACTGCGTGGTCGCGGACCGGCAGTGGCTGCGCGACCGGCTGGCGGCCGGGCGCACCGGCCGCTGGTGGCAGTCGTGGTGGCGCCCCTGGCTGCTGCTCGGCGGGCTGTCCTTCGGTCTCGCCTGCGGCACCAAGTGGTCGGCGATCTACCCGCTGGCCGCGTTCGGCCTGCTGGCGTGGATCTGGAGCGCGGGCGCGCGCCGCGCCTTCGGCCAGCGCCGGCCGCTGCTGCGCTCGGTGGTGCTCGACGGCGTGCCGGCGTTCCTCGCGCTCGTCGGGGTCGCGTTCGCGACCTACGTCGCGTCGTGGACCGGCTGGCTCATGCACGCCGACGCCTACGAGCAGGCGCTCAGCAACACGCAGTACACGACGTACGACGGCGGGGAGCAGTGGCCGACCGCGACCGAGCCCGACGCGAGCGGGCTCGGCGAGGTCACCCAGTCGCTGCGCTCGCTCTGGTACTACCACCACGACGTCTACACCTTCCACAGCCACTTCCTGAACGACTCGACCCACGTGTACGCCTCGAAGCCCTCGACCTGGCTGGTCATGGGACGTCCCGTCGGCGTCGACGCGCAGACCGACATCCAGCCGGGCTCGCAGGGGTGCGAGGCGCCCAGCGGCTCGAGCTGCATCCGCCAGGTGCTGCTGCTCGGCAACCCGGTGGTGTGGTGGGCCGGCTGCCTGGCGATGGTGGCGTCGCTGGTGCTGTGGATCGGCGCACGCGATTGGCGCCACGGCGTCGCGGTCGTCGGGCTGGCCACGACCTGGCTGCCGTGGTTCCTCTACGACGACCGCCCGATCTTCGTCTTCTACGCCATCGCCTGCCTGCCGTTCCTCGTGCTCTCGCTCGCGCTCGCGATGGGCCACCTCGTGGGCACCTCCGAGGTGCCCGGACCACGACGCACGCTCGGCGTCGTGGCGGCCGGGACCGTGACGGTGCTGACGATCGTGGCGTTCGCGTGGTTCTGGCCGATCTGGACCGACGTGCTGCTCACCAAGTCCGAGTGGGACGCCCGGATCTGGTTCCGGCGCTGGATCTGACACCACCCCGCTAGCCCACCCGGGCGCCGATTTCTCAGGTTTCGTCAAGATCGACGGAAACTTTGCTCTCGACGCTCGTCCGGCCCCGTTTCCGGCCCCACGATGGTCCGAGCCACCACCGGTGGCACCGGATCACTGGTCGTCACACGACTCCTGGGGAGGGTTTGCGATGGGCTCCACCTTGCTGCACATCTGCCTGGAGACCGACGCCGCGCCGCGCGCGGACGGCACCTACGAGACCGGCGAGCGCTGGGTCTGCGAGTGCGGCCTCAACTACGTCTTCCACGAGGGCTTCAACCCCAACGGCCGCAAGGTCGACGCGTGGTTCCCCGCCCCGCCGCTCCCCCGGCCGCGCCGCTCGGTGAGCTCCCTGCTGTTCGGTCCGCGCAAGGGCTGAGGCCCGCACCCCGGACCCGTGCACCCGCGCGTCCCGCCCGATCCAGCCCGGGCGGGACTCACGGGCGCCCGCGCGCGCCCGGGCTCACCAGCTGCCGGGGAAGCGGGCCGACCCCGCGATGGCCAGGAAGTCGACGACGGCCGCGATCCCGGTCGCGGCCAGCACCGTGAGGCCGGTGGTGCGCTGACCCGGCACCACCAGCAGGACCAGCCCGGCGACGACGGCCAGCAGCGGCGCCACCCACCAGGCCAGGGCCGTGCCGAGCAGGCCGAAGACGACGGCGAGCGCGACGCCTGCGACCAGCGTCGGGACGAACGGGACGGGCCGCTCGCCGCGCGGCAGGCCGACCCGCGTGACCGGGCCCTCCTCCGGGAGCTGGTCGGGGGCGAGCACCCGGAGCAGCAGCGTCACCGTCGCGGGGTCGGCCACCACCACCACGTCGCGGAACCGGTCGTGGACGGCGTGGGCGCGGACCAGGTCGTCGAGGCGGTGGCCGCGGTCCACGTCCGGGAACCGCACCGGCGCCAGGGCGACCTCGGGTCGTGTGGTGATGCCGCCGCGTCCCCGCACCAGCGGCTCCACGACCCGCCGCGCCTCCGCGGTCGGGGCGGTGAGGACCAGGACGTCCCGGCCCAGGCGCGCACGCAGCCGGTCGACGTCCGGGGCGGACGCGGACGTGCTCACCACGTGGATCGGTTGGTGGTCGCTCACCCCCCGACCGTATCGGTGCGCCCGCCGTCGCGGCGGGCGCACCGCGGTGCTCAGCGGGCGACGAACATCGCGCGGTGGCGCCAGCTGCCGTCGTTGCTCGTCACCACCGGTGCCCCGGTGACCCGGCCGCCGGCGAACGGCGCGGACCGGAGCGCCCCGTCGGCCGAGGAGCCGTAGAGCAGCCGGCCGCCGGCCAGCGTCATCCCGGCGACCCGGGACAGGTCGACGCCGCCGTTGTCGCCGATGAAGTCCTCGGCGCCCACCACGGAGCTCTCCGGGGTGAAGTAGCGGTAGTGCAGGCGGCTGTCGCCGAAGAGCGTGTAGTAGATCCGGTGGGTGCCGGGGTCGTAGGCCATGCCGGTGAGGTTGGAGATCGCGAACGGGATCCGCTCGCCGGTGTCGGGGTCGTCGTAGAGGTTCACGACCTGCTGGGCGCCGGTCGCGCCCGTGGTGGCGTTGAAGGTGCGCCGGTAGAGCCGGCCGTCGGGCAGGCCGTAGAACAGCGTGCCGTTGACCCAGAAGGCGCCCCGCACGGTCGACCAGTCCAGGGACGTGTTGGCGGTCGTCGCGACCCCGGTCGGGGTGGCGGAGGCGTCGACCCCGCGGCGCAGCAGCGCTCCGGCGGAGCCGCTGCCCGCGGGGACGTCGGCGTCGAGCACCTCGATCGCGTTGACGAGCGGGTTCTCCACGACGGCCCGCAGGTCGATGTCGAGGCCGTCCGCGTCGCTGGTGACCGCGAGCGACCGCATGGTCCCGACCTTGTGGCCGACGGCCGCCGCGATGTCGAAGTCGTCGAGCCGGGTCACGCCGTCGACCAGCACGTCGAAGACGCGCTGCCCGGGCTGGGCGGTGCCGTCGTACTGGTTCGCGAAGTAGAGCCGCACCACCAGGTGACGGCCGGCCGGGACCGGGAAGCTCCAGTCCTGCTCCGCCCACCGCTCCGCGGCGAACAGGTCGGCCGGCGTCCCGGCCGGGACGGTCGCGTCGCGGGGGACGGTGGCGCCCCAGTCGGCGACGTTGCCGCCGCTGACGAAGCCGTCGGCCGTGGTCCAGTCGGGGCCGCCGTCCCCCGCCTGGACGGCGGGACCGGCCGCGTCGACGCGGTAGAGCACGTCGGCCGCGGCGCCGGAGGTCCGCTGGGCGAGGAACAGGTCGTTGGGCAGGGTGGCGGGCGCCACGGCCGGGACCTGGGTGCCCCCGGCGAGCGGCATGAACGCCAGCCGCCCGCGCGTCACGCCGCCGATGCGGGTGGTGTCGCTGCCGACCCACAGGCCCTGCGCAGTGGCGAACAGCGCCTGCGCGCCGACGCCCCGGGCCCGGCCGGGGTTCCACGACAGCGGGAGGCCGTTGACGGGGTCGAGCGCCGCGATGCCCTCGCGGGGGACGGCGCCGGGGCCGGCCTGGTCACCCTGGAACGGGTTGTTCTGCCAGCGCATGTGGCCCCCGACGTAGACGGCGCTGCCGGTCACGGCGACGCCGTAGGTCGTGTCGCCGCCGGTGTAGTCGGACCAGACCGGGTCGTTGCCGGTGCTGGCGGTGTCCCAGCGGGTGACGGTGTCGCACATGGTGCCGCTGGCGGCGCCGCCGGCGAACGCGCCGGTCGCGGAGACCACGAAGTAGTCGCCGGCCGGGGAGAAGTCGACGTCACGGGTGAAGGTGTCGAAGACGCTCGCGCAGCTGTTGTGCGCCCGGTCGTAGCGGTTGGTCGCCCACGACGCGACCGTCGCCGTCGGGCCGCTGGTGTCGAGCAGCGCGACCTGGACGCGCGGCAGGCCGCCGACGGTGGCGAAGTTGCCGATCGCTGCGAGCCGGGAGCCGTCGGGCGAGACGTCGAAGCGGGTGATGTTGGTGGTGCCGCCGCCACCGTTCGCGGGGTCGTAGACGCCGGCGAACGGCACGTTGACCCCGGCAAGCGTGGCACCCGTCGTCGGGTCGACCGCCGCGAGCGCCGCCCGAGCCGACGTCGTCCCGGACGCCACCGACGTGAACGACCCGCCGAGGTAGACCCGGCCGTTGCTGTAGACGACCTCGTTGACGGGCCGGTTCGGCACGGAGCGGAACGCACCCACCACCGCGCCGGAGGCGGAGAGCTTGACCACCCGCTTGATCGCGGTGTTGCCGCCGACGGACGTGAACGCACCCCCCACCCAGACGCTGGTGCCGTCGGTCGTGACCGAGTTGGCCGAGCCACCGAGGTTGGGGTTGAACCCGGGGTTGATCACCCCGGTGGTGGCGTCGAAGGCGAAGACCCGGTTGCGGACCAGGTCGTCGCCGGTGTTGGCGAAGGTGGCGGCGGGGCTGACCCGGGTGAAGGTGCCGACGACCACGACGGTGTTGCCGACCTGCGTGATCCCGGTGACCGCGCCGTTCATCACGTGCGGCGTGCTCGCCGCGGGCGTCCGCGACACGATGCGGTCGCCGTGGTCGGCGTTGACCGCGGAGGCCGGGCCGGCGGCGATCCCGGCGAGGACGAGCGACGAGGCGGCCAGCCCCGCGCAGACGGTGGTCCTGGTGGCGCGCATGCGGTTCCCCGGGTTCCCGCGCCGAGACGTCGGTGCGCGAGCCCGGCGCGTACGACCCGCCGGATGACCGTAGGCAGGCCGCCTGCCCGCCCGGCCCTCCCTGCCCGACCACCACCCATTTCAGGTACTCGGCCGCGCCTGCCGGGGTGCCGCGCGTGCCACGATGGGGCGATGAAGCTGCTGCTGACCTCGGGGGGCGTCACCAACGCCAGCATCCGCTCCGCGCTCGTCGACCTGCTCGGCAAGCCCGTCGAGGAGTCGTCCGCCCTCGCGGTGCCGACCGCGCAGTGGGGCCACCCGATGTGCGGCCCCGAGTCGCTGCACGCGTTCGTGGCCGACCGGACGCCGCCCACCATGACCGGCCTCGGCTGGGCCTCCGTGGGCGTCCTCGAGCTGGCCGCGCTGCCCACGATCGACCCCGCCCGCTGGGTGCCGTGGGTCGAGGCGGCCGACGTGCTCCTCGTCGACGGCGGCGAGGCGGTCTACCTCGCCCACTGGATCCGCGAGTCCGGGCTGCTGGACGTGCTGCCGCGCCTCGAGGACACCGTGTGGGTCGGCGTCAGCGCCGGCAGCATGGTGATGGCGCCGCGCATCGGCCAGCGGTTCGTGGAGTGGCGGCCCGACGAGCCCGACACCACGCTCGGGCTGGTCGACTTCTCGATCTTCCCGCACCTCGGGTTCTTCCCCACCAGCACCCTCGAGGCCGCGCGGGAGTGGGCCGCCGGCCTCGGCAACCCCGCGTACGTCCTGGACGAGCAGTCCGCGGTGGTCGTCGACGGCGACCGGGTCGAGGTGGTCTCGGAGGGCGAGTGGCACCGGCTCGCGGACGTGCCGGCCGACCACGTCTACCCCGAGGAGTACGAGAACAGCTGACGGTGGGCCGGAGGGCCGGGACCGGTCAGGCGGGCTTGGTCGGCAGCTCGTCCGGGGCGAGCAGGTCCTGGGCCGGGTCGGCCATGGCGGTGGCGACGTACTGCTGCAGGACCTGGAGGCTGAACGGCTTGGCGATGAAGCCCGAGGCGCCCGACGCGAACGCCCGCGCGCGGGTCTCCTCGTCGGTGTAGGCGGTCACCACGAGGATCGGGATCGCAGCGAGGTGGGGCACCGCGCGCAGCTCGACGCACAGCTCGCCGCCGTCCATCGACGGCATGCTCCAGTCGAGCAGCGCGAGCTCGATCTCGGTGCGCCGGGTGGCGAAGTCCAGGGCGGCGTGCGGGTCGTCGAAGGTCCAGGCCGTGTGGCCGGCGCGGCGCACGCACATCGCGACCAGCTCGCGGATGTCGTCCTCGTCGTCGACCACCAGGATCTCTGCCACCTGTGCACCTGCTCTCGATCAGTCGACGTCCTGCCGCGTCCCGTGGTGAGGGGACACCCGAGAACGGTGTCGAGGCTAGGCCCTGCAGCACGTCCCGGGGCGAGGTCGGCCCAAAGATGGGACCTCCGGGTGGCGGCATAGTCCATCCGGACTAGTCGAGGTGGTCACCCGCTCGAGGCTCACAGCAGTGTCGACCAGTAGGACCAGAACCGTTCGCCGATCAGCGCCAGCAGCAGCAGGAAGGGCACCAGCAGCAGCAACGCGTGCCAGTCGCGCGCGACGGCCAGCGCACGGCTGCCCGCGGCCTTGCGCCCGAGCACGCCGGCCGAGGCGTTGCGGAGCGTGACGTACCAGAAGAGCGGGATCACCACCGCCCACACGACCATGCAGTAGGGGCACAGCGCGCCGATGCGGTAGATGCTCTGGAACGCCAGCCACGCGACGAGGGCGAGCGCCGCCGTGACACCCGCCTGGAGGCCGAGCCAGTACCACCGCGCCAGCCGCCCGCCGGCCAGCAGGACCATCCCGGTGGCGAGGACGACCGGGAAGGCGGCGACGCCGATGATCGGGTTCGGGAAGCCCAGCAGCGCCGCCTGGGGCGTGTCCATCACCGAGCCGCAGCTGAGGACCGGGTTGATGCTGCAGGTCGGGACGTACGCGCTGTCCTCGGCCAGCTTGATCCGCTC
Above is a genomic segment from Nocardioides okcheonensis containing:
- a CDS encoding dolichyl-phosphate-mannose--protein mannosyltransferase produces the protein MIPTAAERNRPRWRSEDPVTGWVGAICLAALAFFLRRWHLGTPHQFSFDETYYAKDAWSLLQFGYVRTYVEDADKTILNGQVTGLWQDGPSMVVHPEVGKWLIAAGIKVVGMDPTGWRTASAVVGALMVLVMCRFVRRVSGSTTLGLVAGLLLSLDGLQLVLSRLALLDIFLAFFVLCGVHCVVADRQWLRDRLAAGRTGRWWQSWWRPWLLLGGLSFGLACGTKWSAIYPLAAFGLLAWIWSAGARRAFGQRRPLLRSVVLDGVPAFLALVGVAFATYVASWTGWLMHADAYEQALSNTQYTTYDGGEQWPTATEPDASGLGEVTQSLRSLWYYHHDVYTFHSHFLNDSTHVYASKPSTWLVMGRPVGVDAQTDIQPGSQGCEAPSGSSCIRQVLLLGNPVVWWAGCLAMVASLVLWIGARDWRHGVAVVGLATTWLPWFLYDDRPIFVFYAIACLPFLVLSLALAMGHLVGTSEVPGPRRTLGVVAAGTVTVLTIVAFAWFWPIWTDVLLTKSEWDARIWFRRWI
- a CDS encoding response regulator, giving the protein MAEILVVDDEDDIRELVAMCVRRAGHTAWTFDDPHAALDFATRRTEIELALLDWSMPSMDGGELCVELRAVPHLAAIPILVVTAYTDEETRARAFASGASGFIAKPFSLQVLQQYVATAMADPAQDLLAPDELPTKPA
- a CDS encoding malectin domain-containing carbohydrate-binding protein → MRATRTTVCAGLAASSLVLAGIAAGPASAVNADHGDRIVSRTPAASTPHVMNGAVTGITQVGNTVVVVGTFTRVSPAATFANTGDDLVRNRVFAFDATTGVINPGFNPNLGGSANSVTTDGTSVWVGGAFTSVGGNTAIKRVVKLSASGAVVGAFRSVPNRPVNEVVYSNGRVYLGGSFTSVASGTTSARAALAAVDPTTGATLAGVNVPFAGVYDPANGGGGTTNITRFDVSPDGSRLAAIGNFATVGGLPRVQVALLDTSGPTATVASWATNRYDRAHNSCASVFDTFTRDVDFSPAGDYFVVSATGAFAGGAASGTMCDTVTRWDTASTGNDPVWSDYTGGDTTYGVAVTGSAVYVGGHMRWQNNPFQGDQAGPGAVPREGIAALDPVNGLPLSWNPGRARGVGAQALFATAQGLWVGSDTTRIGGVTRGRLAFMPLAGGTQVPAVAPATLPNDLFLAQRTSGAAADVLYRVDAAGPAVQAGDGGPDWTTADGFVSGGNVADWGATVPRDATVPAGTPADLFAAERWAEQDWSFPVPAGRHLVVRLYFANQYDGTAQPGQRVFDVLVDGVTRLDDFDIAAAVGHKVGTMRSLAVTSDADGLDIDLRAVVENPLVNAIEVLDADVPAGSGSAGALLRRGVDASATPTGVATTANTSLDWSTVRGAFWVNGTLFYGLPDGRLYRRTFNATTGATGAQQVVNLYDDPDTGERIPFAISNLTGMAYDPGTHRIYYTLFGDSRLHYRYFTPESSVVGAEDFIGDNGGVDLSRVAGMTLAGGRLLYGSSADGALRSAPFAGGRVTGAPVVTSNDGSWRHRAMFVAR
- a CDS encoding vitamin K epoxide reductase family protein, which codes for MRQQGKAALAARDVADDLATDVDEGAGPVRGERGLGWGLAGGGLVGLLAAAVLLIERIKLAEDSAYVPTCSINPVLSCGSVMDTPQAALLGFPNPIIGVAAFPVVLATGMVLLAGGRLARWYWLGLQAGVTAALALVAWLAFQSIYRIGALCPYCMVVWAVVIPLFWYVTLRNASAGVLGRKAAGSRALAVARDWHALLLLVPFLLLLALIGERFWSYWSTLL
- a CDS encoding TatD family hydrolase, yielding MSTAEPTRARAATEEKSGSRRDRERPPAPEPLPHPVVDNHCHLDIADGDWLATQDAIAAAAAVGVPRIVQIGCDLPGARWAVAAAAEHAALVAGVALHPNEAPRLAATGDLDAALAEIEDLARSHDKVRAIGETGLDAFRTGEDGRAAQEESFRRHVDLAKRLDKTLVIHDRDAHDDVLRVIDSEGAPERWVMHCFSGDAAFARACLDRGAHLSFAGTVTFKNAQPLRDALAITPLDRVLVETDAPYLTPTPWRGRPNASYLVPVTVRAMAEVLDADLEALCRAIDTNTETAFGGPW
- a CDS encoding Type 1 glutamine amidotransferase-like domain-containing protein produces the protein MKLLLTSGGVTNASIRSALVDLLGKPVEESSALAVPTAQWGHPMCGPESLHAFVADRTPPTMTGLGWASVGVLELAALPTIDPARWVPWVEAADVLLVDGGEAVYLAHWIRESGLLDVLPRLEDTVWVGVSAGSMVMAPRIGQRFVEWRPDEPDTTLGLVDFSIFPHLGFFPTSTLEAAREWAAGLGNPAYVLDEQSAVVVDGDRVEVVSEGEWHRLADVPADHVYPEEYENS
- the rsmI gene encoding 16S rRNA (cytidine(1402)-2'-O)-methyltransferase translates to MAGVLVLAGTPIGQAGDAPPRLAAELSGADVVAAEDTRRLKRLCADLQITLGGRVVSYFEGNEQARTPVLLEALLAGERVVLVTDAGMPSVSDPGYRLVAAAVERDVRVTAVPGPSAVLTALAVSGLPVDRFCFEGFLPRKAGERARRLAALATEERTMVFFEAPHRTEAALAAMAEALGDDRPAAVCRELTKTHEEVRRGPLGELAAWAGEGVRGEVTVVVQGSSGGGPAVATDPGSLRAAVADLEATGSSRKEAIAEVARRAGLPKREVYDVVHR